The sequence TTGGAATCTGGCTGATCCGATTGCAAGTATCATTGTAGCCTTATTAATTTTAGTGAGTGGTTATCGTGTTACACGAGATTCGTTTCATATTTTAATGGAAGGAACACCTGATAACTTATCCTATCAGGAAATCGAAAACCAACTTGTCCAGCTGAATGGGGTTATGAATATACACGATTTACATGTTTGGACGATCACATCTGATTTCCCATCGTTAACCTGCCATATCGTTGTAAAAGAAGAGACTGACCGAGATCAGTTATTGAAACAGGCATCCACCCTGTTACATGATCAATTCGGCATACATCATACGACGATTCAAGTGGAAGGCGCCGGTTCAGATTTAGAAAAAGAGGAAGATTGCTGTAATTAGTTTGGAGGGAAAAAACATGACAGATGAAACATATCAGTCATTAGATGAAGAAACGCTCTTTTTAGTGTCACAGACATTTAAGGCATTAGCTGACCCAACAAGAATTAAGATCCTTCACTTACTATTTGAAGGAGAATTATCAGTTTCCAATATTGCAGAGAAGCTGGATTTGAACCAGTCCAATGTGTCTCACCAATTGCGG is a genomic window of Gracilibacillus salinarum containing:
- a CDS encoding ArsR/SmtB family transcription factor; the encoded protein is MTDETYQSLDEETLFLVSQTFKALADPTRIKILHLLFEGELSVSNIAEKLDLNQSNVSHQLRFLKNLRLVKYRRDGKTIYYSQDDEHVMRILQQSIDHATHH